The Borreliella mayonii genome has a segment encoding these proteins:
- a CDS encoding 30S ribosomal protein S1 has product MENQKDLQENYLKVLERVELGSRVSGTVVNIMKDYVLVDIGYKSEGFIKIEEFENVPKIGDKLEAIVARIGGELGLILSVEKLDSLNFKDKVYEYIQNKKVIKGKVLVELPNGYKIQINENVSGFMPFYLSSKSKDEKLKRGSIVEFYILEASEADGLRLILDRRTLEKEKDLAKRIELVSSYNEDDVVDGVVERITEYGAIVKIKNFVTGILHKRNIAFNQVENIEDFVRVGDKLKLKIIKINPQTGKMELSLKALKANPWDSVDIKYKIDSIVKGKVVKILPFGAVIELDSELSGFLHISNFSWIRVIKSPQELVKLGQIVEVKILEIDKENQKISLGIKQINENPWERLTEKYPIGRVIQGVVINVTKTGAFVNIEEGIDAYVSKFDISWLEEVDPEEYFKIGDLVNGKVLEVDRQKRNVRLGIKQLEESPWEDFSKSYKKGDAIEVEIVEKKSKGFQVRVYNKIMGFISKIQLGDTKESSLETFEKLSVGDKLKVVITSIDSKDKSVLLSYREYENQRSREEISSYLFKGNDEESYKPFENLLKRDE; this is encoded by the coding sequence ATGGAAAATCAAAAAGATTTACAAGAAAATTATTTGAAAGTGCTTGAAAGAGTAGAGCTTGGAAGTCGTGTTTCTGGGACGGTTGTTAATATTATGAAGGATTATGTTCTAGTAGATATTGGTTATAAATCGGAAGGCTTTATCAAGATTGAAGAATTTGAAAATGTTCCCAAAATTGGTGATAAACTTGAAGCAATCGTTGCAAGAATAGGTGGAGAATTGGGTCTTATTTTGAGTGTTGAAAAGCTTGATTCTTTAAATTTTAAAGATAAAGTATATGAATATATTCAAAATAAAAAAGTAATTAAAGGCAAGGTGTTGGTTGAGCTTCCAAATGGCTATAAGATTCAAATTAATGAAAATGTTTCTGGCTTTATGCCTTTTTATTTAAGCTCTAAATCTAAGGATGAGAAATTAAAAAGAGGGTCTATTGTTGAATTTTATATCCTTGAAGCAAGTGAAGCAGACGGTTTGAGACTTATTCTTGATAGGCGCACTTTAGAAAAAGAAAAAGATCTTGCTAAGAGAATAGAGCTAGTAAGTTCTTATAATGAAGACGATGTGGTTGATGGCGTGGTTGAGCGTATTACAGAATATGGTGCGATTGTAAAAATTAAAAATTTTGTTACAGGAATTTTACATAAAAGAAATATTGCTTTTAATCAAGTTGAAAATATTGAAGATTTCGTTAGAGTTGGTGATAAATTAAAGTTGAAAATTATTAAGATAAATCCACAAACAGGCAAAATGGAATTATCCCTTAAGGCCTTAAAAGCAAATCCTTGGGATTCTGTGGATATTAAATATAAAATTGATAGCATTGTAAAAGGGAAAGTTGTAAAAATTTTACCCTTTGGGGCTGTTATTGAACTTGACAGCGAATTGTCAGGATTTTTACATATAAGTAATTTTTCTTGGATAAGAGTAATAAAAAGTCCTCAAGAATTAGTAAAGCTTGGTCAGATTGTAGAAGTTAAGATTTTAGAGATAGATAAAGAGAATCAAAAAATATCGCTAGGTATTAAACAGATTAATGAAAATCCTTGGGAGAGATTAACTGAGAAATATCCTATTGGGAGAGTTATTCAAGGAGTTGTTATCAATGTTACAAAAACAGGCGCTTTTGTAAATATTGAAGAAGGTATAGATGCTTATGTTAGTAAGTTTGATATTTCTTGGCTTGAAGAGGTTGATCCTGAAGAATATTTCAAGATAGGTGATTTAGTAAATGGGAAAGTGCTTGAGGTTGACAGGCAAAAGAGAAATGTTAGATTAGGAATCAAGCAGCTAGAAGAGAGCCCTTGGGAAGATTTTTCTAAAAGTTATAAAAAAGGCGATGCTATTGAAGTTGAAATTGTAGAGAAAAAGTCAAAAGGCTTTCAAGTAAGAGTTTATAATAAAATAATGGGATTTATTAGTAAAATTCAACTAGGAGATACAAAAGAATCTAGTTTAGAAACTTTTGAGAAATTAAGCGTTGGAGATAAGCTTAAAGTGGTAATAACAAGCATTGATTCTAAAGACAAGTCAGTGTTGCTCTCTTATAGGGAGTATGAAAATCAAAGATCAAGAGAAGAGATTTCTTCTTATTTATTTAAGGGCAATGATGAGGAATCTTATAAGCCATTTGAAAATTTACTAAAGAGGGATGAGTAA
- a CDS encoding pseudouridine synthase, giving the protein MIALKTPRVHVFLAEKGVGSRRFCEELIRKKLVRVNESIAKLGDKVALGDRIIYKKQIFVFKDFQSNNKIYLALNKPRNYLCSNFDVNGRKLAISLVQPLFKERVFSIGRLDFKSSGLLLFTNDGKFANDIIHPRQKVEREYIIESKKDIDENLLIFFKSGIKVKKEFFKLKSYEILNKNSARLILDEGKNREIRKVFLSKNIFLKKIHRIRIGNINLDSLKEGQVKIVPLAKINRLKSRLEKLNDNSN; this is encoded by the coding sequence ATGATTGCACTTAAAACCCCACGAGTTCACGTTTTTTTAGCTGAAAAGGGAGTAGGGTCAAGAAGATTTTGTGAGGAGCTGATAAGAAAGAAGCTTGTAAGAGTTAATGAATCTATTGCTAAGCTTGGAGATAAAGTAGCTTTAGGAGACAGAATAATTTATAAGAAACAGATTTTTGTTTTTAAAGATTTTCAAAGTAATAATAAAATTTATCTGGCTCTTAACAAGCCTAGAAATTATTTATGTTCCAATTTTGATGTTAATGGAAGAAAGCTGGCAATATCTTTAGTTCAGCCTTTATTTAAAGAGCGTGTGTTTTCAATTGGTAGACTTGATTTTAAGAGCTCTGGACTTTTATTATTCACTAATGATGGTAAATTTGCAAACGATATTATTCATCCAAGGCAAAAAGTTGAAAGAGAATATATTATTGAATCAAAAAAAGATATTGATGAAAATTTGCTTATTTTTTTTAAATCGGGTATAAAGGTAAAAAAAGAATTTTTTAAATTAAAATCTTATGAAATTTTAAATAAAAATTCTGCTAGATTGATTTTAGATGAAGGAAAAAATAGGGAAATAAGAAAAGTGTTTTTAAGTAAAAATATTTTTTTAAAAAAAATTCATAGAATTAGAATTGGCAATATTAATTTGGATAGTTTAAAGGAAGGTCAAGTAAAAATTGTTCCTTTGGCTAAGATAAATAGGTTGAAATCCAGGCTGGAGAAGTTAAATGATAATAGCAATTGA
- a CDS encoding tetratricopeptide repeat protein yields MAKNKLLVFFIAIIFVFVSIIIIYNSLGKDYIKSGGEIVENLEKDLNDYLKENDIKEREKISLRIKELILKEKEISSYFISRFYLARAVYLQSQAQYDEAIKDLDIVIKVKGIESEIAFLNKAAVYEKMGLKEDALLVYEDLINSTSLDFLKVRALLSKAILIEEKDKDLAVKVYEEIVKFPYENNLYINIANNKILELKQN; encoded by the coding sequence ATGGCTAAGAATAAACTTTTAGTTTTCTTTATTGCTATTATTTTTGTGTTTGTATCTATTATTATTATTTATAATTCTTTGGGTAAAGATTATATAAAGAGTGGTGGAGAAATAGTAGAAAATCTTGAAAAGGATTTAAATGATTATTTAAAAGAAAATGATATCAAAGAGAGGGAAAAAATATCTCTTAGGATAAAGGAACTTATTTTAAAGGAAAAAGAAATTTCATCTTATTTTATTTCAAGGTTTTATTTGGCCAGAGCTGTTTATTTGCAAAGTCAAGCACAGTATGATGAGGCTATTAAAGATTTAGATATTGTTATTAAGGTAAAAGGTATTGAAAGTGAGATTGCTTTTCTTAATAAAGCTGCAGTTTATGAAAAAATGGGATTAAAAGAAGATGCTTTATTAGTTTATGAGGATCTTATTAATAGTACTAGCTTGGATTTTTTAAAGGTAAGAGCTCTTTTGAGTAAGGCAATATTGATTGAAGAAAAAGATAAGGATCTTGCTGTAAAAGTATATGAAGAGATTGTTAAGTTTCCGTATGAAAATAATTTATATATAAATATAGCAAATAATAAAATTTTAGAACTTAAGCAAAATTAA
- the rpsB gene encoding 30S ribosomal protein S2, with product MAIVTMKSLLEAGVHFGHQVKRLDPRMKRFIFSERNEIHILDLQKTLQGIKDSYELVQRVIKDGKKVLFVGTKKQASEIIEQEARRSDMPYVNNRWLGGMLSNFNTIRKSVQKLKKLEKMEVDGTFDMISKKEISQLNREKLKLAKNLTGIKDMETLPGAIFIIDPNREQIAINEARKLKIPIISVVDTNCNPDVIDCPIPGNDDAIRSVALFTKIISDAILESDKEVGIQIIENLNEEDLMKEIEIKNDKSDSIEERGE from the coding sequence TTGGCAATTGTTACGATGAAAAGCTTGTTGGAGGCCGGGGTTCATTTTGGCCATCAAGTAAAAAGGCTTGATCCTAGGATGAAAAGATTTATTTTTTCTGAGAGAAATGAAATACATATTTTAGATCTTCAAAAGACTTTACAGGGCATTAAAGATTCTTATGAGCTTGTTCAAAGGGTAATAAAAGATGGTAAAAAGGTGCTTTTTGTTGGAACTAAAAAGCAAGCTAGCGAGATAATAGAACAAGAAGCAAGAAGAAGTGATATGCCATATGTGAACAATAGGTGGCTTGGGGGCATGCTTTCTAATTTTAATACGATTAGAAAATCTGTTCAAAAATTAAAAAAGCTAGAAAAGATGGAAGTTGATGGAACTTTTGATATGATAAGTAAAAAAGAGATTTCACAGCTTAATCGTGAAAAATTAAAATTAGCTAAGAATTTAACAGGTATCAAGGATATGGAAACACTTCCTGGTGCTATTTTTATCATTGATCCTAATCGAGAGCAGATAGCTATTAATGAAGCTAGAAAATTAAAGATCCCTATTATTTCTGTGGTTGATACGAATTGTAATCCAGATGTTATTGATTGTCCAATTCCTGGTAATGATGATGCGATTCGTTCTGTAGCTTTGTTTACCAAAATAATATCCGATGCTATTTTAGAAAGTGATAAAGAGGTTGGTATTCAAATAATTGAAAATTTAAATGAAGAAGATTTGATGAAAGAAATTGAAATTAAAAATGATAAAAGTGATTCTATTGAAGAAAGGGGGGAGTAA
- the cmk gene encoding (d)CMP kinase — protein MIIAIDGPSASGKSSIARELGVKLHYKFISSGHLYRIITLIAQRSIMSSCDFISESSLLNLILENDISFNNSTFLLNGENVESQILNDKIDFQVSFYSSYVGIRNIVNKKLREVVKFSDDNYIIEGRDITTVVFPESEFKIYLDASVKVRALRRYKQRNGNETLEELERTLKRRDDVDKRKQYGKLKLSKGVFYLDTSYKGLDDVCNIIIEKFNLKKVRER, from the coding sequence ATGATAATAGCAATTGATGGGCCTTCGGCATCAGGAAAAAGTTCAATTGCAAGAGAGCTTGGTGTGAAGCTGCACTATAAATTTATCAGTTCTGGTCATCTTTATAGAATAATAACTTTAATTGCTCAAAGATCTATTATGAGTAGCTGCGATTTTATTAGTGAGAGTAGTCTTTTAAATTTGATTCTTGAGAATGATATAAGTTTTAATAATTCCACCTTTTTGCTTAATGGAGAGAATGTAGAAAGTCAAATTTTAAACGATAAGATTGATTTTCAAGTTTCTTTTTATTCTTCTTATGTTGGAATAAGAAACATTGTGAATAAAAAATTAAGAGAGGTTGTTAAATTTAGCGATGATAATTATATAATAGAAGGTAGAGATATTACTACTGTAGTTTTTCCAGAATCTGAATTTAAAATATATCTTGATGCTTCTGTTAAAGTTCGAGCTTTGAGGCGATATAAACAAAGAAATGGGAATGAGACTTTAGAAGAATTAGAGCGTACTCTTAAAAGAAGAGATGATGTTGACAAGAGAAAACAATATGGTAAGTTGAAATTATCAAAAGGGGTTTTTTACCTTGATACAAGCTATAAAGGATTAGACGATGTATGTAATATTATAATAGAAAAGTTTAATTTGAAAAAAGTAAGAGAGAGGTGA
- the frr gene encoding ribosome recycling factor, translating into MEDYKAFLDEKMSKVLLSLDNEYKTLRTGRISSNIFDKICIQYHDRRTPITQVASIRIPEARLVVIRPWDKSILNKIEQAILNSDLSMNPSSDGSVIRIKVPTLTSERRQEIVKHAKKIAEEHKISTRNIRQDLNNRIKKQEKESEITEDSLKRILDDIQKSTDIYIKKIDSILESKIQEIMEA; encoded by the coding sequence ATGGAGGATTATAAGGCTTTTCTAGATGAAAAGATGAGCAAAGTTCTTTTATCACTTGATAATGAATATAAAACGTTAAGAACAGGTAGAATTAGTAGTAATATTTTTGATAAAATTTGTATTCAATACCACGATCGAAGAACACCCATAACTCAGGTAGCAAGTATTAGAATTCCTGAGGCAAGGCTTGTTGTTATTCGGCCTTGGGATAAAAGTATTTTGAATAAAATAGAGCAAGCCATACTTAATTCTGATCTTTCTATGAACCCTTCAAGTGATGGTTCAGTTATTAGAATTAAGGTTCCAACTTTAACCAGTGAAAGGCGGCAAGAAATTGTAAAGCATGCTAAAAAAATAGCAGAGGAACATAAAATTTCAACTAGAAATATACGACAGGATTTAAACAACAGGATTAAAAAGCAAGAAAAAGAATCTGAAATCACTGAGGATAGTTTAAAAAGAATTTTAGATGATATTCAGAAATCTACAGATATTTATATTAAAAAGATAGATTCTATTTTAGAATCTAAAATTCAAGAAATAATGGAAGCTTAA
- the greA gene encoding transcription elongation factor GreA translates to MSNVTTIEKLDSILQEDKWTRTIVNNYSLAKIKELDDLIDNIIDEGLTEDVLDICGRHLKDVKKSIAGLYISGMLIYSRRPLNDMNLLAVIDLFSQNLKWALVEHICNEMLLISENKHALYTLAKIYAQNNENDKLPSIWTRIVEADIDDTVFVRQLATYYENIDLQKSIFYFRKAIYRFIDKKQMSGIREVWAKLIHYVSDDFDSFLLILQKIEKDLGFKKAIVLYEDLFDHYSLTDNIDETIEILKGILKLDNKNHKARENLVKFLRERYKDVKNIEDYLVKSNIENLDKNFVDVYSDFEKYLFFAKGNFVYHQTWSVGIVRDVNDHGITVDFVSKRGHFIGFDMAMSALSPLSREDIRVLKAITPKEELADRVKKDIEWAIKVIIKSYKAIDLKGIKKELVPSLMTQSSWNSWSLKAKQILKDNPHFVMDSGKLDCYIYNERSSNLNEKMYDKFKIEKDFYKRYEIFINYCNVKGIVKDLHIEEEMLNYFLIYVNNFTKVDHHVISSYVILKSLGNFSEELSSKVNIEKDVNLESLLKEYSKGIVDLFDSILNAEIKKELVVLIKKELSNWILYYKELFPHSVNKRLVESLYKEDPREVEKLFNYVIKNYKIYKDAYIWILKHSKTYSIELSYSDSDLLSNLIKILTDSVIKINNKNNSVASKRIYKMVINLLIKDGYLKSVLGCMRDEELAKRVYMTCFYVKDFPPKDLLEIKSIIRQLFDSVEFEDEKMQLAGDRMEIGFLTILSSLNKKQKELKHLKEVEIPENSKEIGKARELGDLKENAEYHSAKEKQQFLTKRLNSLMLEIENAKVIDTKDLQSSVVGFGTKVVILNEFTGKDESYLILGPWESNPDEGIISYKSPFGENLLDSREGDSLNFVINNTNFRYVVKKIEPIKFN, encoded by the coding sequence ATGTCTAATGTTACTACCATAGAGAAATTAGATAGTATTTTACAAGAAGATAAGTGGACAAGAACAATTGTTAATAATTATTCTCTTGCCAAAATAAAAGAATTGGATGATTTGATAGATAATATAATTGATGAGGGATTAACAGAAGATGTGCTTGATATTTGCGGAAGGCATTTAAAGGATGTTAAAAAAAGCATAGCAGGTCTTTATATTTCTGGAATGCTTATATATAGTAGGCGACCTTTAAATGATATGAATTTGCTTGCCGTTATTGATTTGTTTTCTCAAAATTTAAAATGGGCTCTTGTTGAGCATATATGTAATGAAATGCTTTTAATTTCTGAGAATAAACATGCTCTTTATACTCTTGCAAAAATATATGCTCAGAATAATGAAAATGATAAGCTTCCAAGCATTTGGACTAGAATTGTTGAAGCGGATATTGATGACACTGTGTTTGTAAGACAGCTTGCTACCTATTATGAAAATATTGATTTGCAAAAATCAATATTCTATTTTAGAAAGGCTATTTATCGTTTTATTGATAAAAAACAAATGTCAGGAATCAGAGAGGTATGGGCTAAGCTTATTCATTATGTTTCAGATGATTTTGATTCTTTTTTGCTTATTTTACAAAAAATTGAAAAAGATCTTGGATTTAAAAAGGCCATAGTTCTTTATGAGGATTTATTTGATCATTACTCTTTGACTGATAATATTGATGAGACAATAGAAATTTTAAAAGGTATTTTAAAGCTTGACAATAAAAATCATAAGGCAAGAGAAAATTTAGTTAAATTTTTAAGAGAAAGATATAAAGATGTAAAGAATATTGAGGATTATCTTGTAAAGTCAAATATTGAAAACTTAGATAAAAATTTTGTTGATGTATATTCAGACTTTGAAAAATATTTGTTTTTTGCAAAGGGTAATTTTGTTTATCATCAGACTTGGTCTGTTGGAATAGTAAGGGATGTAAATGATCATGGCATTACTGTTGATTTTGTTTCTAAAAGAGGTCATTTTATTGGTTTTGATATGGCGATGTCGGCTTTGTCTCCTCTTAGCAGAGAGGATATTAGAGTATTAAAGGCTATAACTCCTAAAGAGGAACTTGCAGATAGAGTAAAAAAAGATATTGAGTGGGCTATAAAGGTTATTATAAAAAGTTATAAAGCTATTGATTTAAAGGGAATAAAAAAAGAGTTGGTCCCAAGCTTGATGACTCAAAGTTCGTGGAATTCATGGAGTTTGAAAGCAAAGCAAATCTTAAAGGATAATCCCCATTTTGTTATGGATTCTGGTAAGCTTGATTGTTATATATATAATGAGAGATCTTCTAATTTGAATGAAAAGATGTATGATAAATTTAAGATTGAAAAAGATTTTTATAAAAGGTACGAGATATTTATAAACTATTGTAATGTCAAGGGAATTGTTAAGGATTTGCATATTGAAGAAGAGATGCTTAACTATTTTTTAATTTATGTTAATAATTTTACAAAGGTTGATCATCATGTTATAAGTTCTTACGTTATTCTTAAATCTTTAGGTAATTTTTCTGAAGAATTGTCATCAAAAGTTAATATAGAAAAAGATGTTAATTTAGAATCTCTTTTAAAGGAGTATTCAAAAGGAATAGTGGATCTTTTTGATTCAATTTTGAATGCAGAAATCAAAAAAGAATTAGTTGTTTTAATCAAGAAAGAACTTAGCAATTGGATTTTGTACTACAAAGAACTTTTTCCTCATTCTGTTAACAAGAGATTGGTTGAATCACTTTACAAAGAAGATCCCAGAGAAGTGGAAAAATTATTTAATTATGTTATAAAAAATTATAAGATCTATAAAGATGCTTATATTTGGATTTTGAAGCACTCTAAAACTTATTCCATTGAACTAAGTTATTCAGATTCAGATCTTTTATCCAATTTGATTAAAATTTTAACTGACAGTGTTATCAAAATTAATAATAAAAATAATTCTGTTGCAAGTAAAAGAATTTATAAAATGGTAATTAATCTTTTAATTAAAGATGGATATCTTAAATCGGTTTTAGGGTGCATGAGAGATGAAGAGCTTGCAAAAAGAGTGTATATGACTTGTTTTTATGTAAAAGATTTCCCTCCAAAGGATCTTTTAGAGATTAAATCTATAATAAGGCAATTATTTGATTCTGTTGAGTTTGAAGATGAAAAGATGCAGCTTGCAGGCGATAGAATGGAAATTGGATTTTTAACTATATTGAGTTCTTTGAATAAAAAGCAAAAAGAGCTTAAGCATTTAAAGGAAGTTGAAATTCCAGAAAATTCAAAAGAAATTGGAAAAGCTCGCGAACTTGGCGATTTAAAAGAAAATGCTGAATATCATTCTGCTAAAGAAAAACAACAGTTTTTAACAAAAAGATTAAACTCTTTAATGTTGGAAATAGAGAATGCAAAAGTTATAGACACCAAGGATCTTCAAAGTTCTGTTGTTGGTTTTGGGACGAAGGTTGTCATTTTAAATGAATTTACAGGCAAAGATGAATCTTATTTAATACTTGGACCTTGGGAATCAAACCCTGATGAAGGCATTATTTCATATAAATCACCTTTTGGAGAAAATTTGCTTGATTCTAGGGAAGGGGATAGTCTCAATTTTGTTATAAATAATACTAATTTTAGATATGTTGTAAAGAAAATAGAGCCCATAAAATTTAACTAG
- the tsf gene encoding translation elongation factor Ts gives MSIISPQDVKKLREETNAGFGDCKKALSAACGDFELAKKKLREMGIASAEKRLDRDAKEGRVFSYSNNVHAGLLLVSCETDFVALNHNFVNLGNSLIKELVESGKNSLTTFQESELKNLAATIKENIQVKKIFITEIQSNEFVKIYLHGEQSKIGVLVKLKVDDFSKTEDKVFQNFAMDLALHVAAFAPVYLRNDDVCPNYIKEQEEIFAKQLESSGKPENIVKGIVAGKIKKHLAEISLLEQSFVKNDKITVKEMLEEISKAISSKIELVEFKYLRIG, from the coding sequence ATGAGCATTATTAGTCCTCAAGATGTAAAAAAGCTTCGAGAAGAAACCAATGCTGGTTTTGGAGATTGTAAAAAAGCTTTGTCTGCTGCTTGTGGAGATTTTGAATTAGCTAAAAAGAAACTTAGAGAAATGGGAATCGCATCTGCTGAGAAAAGACTTGACCGAGATGCAAAAGAAGGTAGAGTATTCTCATATTCAAACAATGTTCATGCTGGGCTTTTGCTTGTTTCTTGTGAAACAGACTTTGTTGCTTTAAATCATAATTTTGTTAATTTGGGCAATTCTTTAATTAAGGAATTAGTAGAAAGCGGAAAAAATTCTTTAACTACTTTTCAAGAGTCAGAGCTTAAAAATTTAGCAGCTACAATAAAAGAAAATATTCAGGTTAAAAAAATTTTTATTACTGAAATTCAATCTAATGAATTTGTAAAAATTTATTTGCATGGTGAACAATCTAAGATAGGTGTTTTAGTTAAATTAAAAGTAGATGATTTTTCTAAAACTGAAGATAAAGTGTTTCAAAATTTTGCTATGGATTTAGCTTTGCATGTAGCTGCTTTTGCTCCTGTTTATTTGAGAAATGATGATGTTTGTCCAAATTATATTAAAGAGCAAGAAGAGATATTTGCTAAACAATTAGAATCTAGCGGTAAGCCAGAAAATATAGTCAAAGGTATAGTTGCGGGAAAAATTAAAAAACATCTTGCTGAGATTTCTCTTCTTGAACAAAGTTTTGTAAAAAATGATAAAATCACTGTAAAGGAAATGCTAGAAGAGATTTCAAAAGCAATTTCAAGCAAGATAGAATTAGTTGAGTTTAAGTATTTGAGAATAGGGTAG
- the uppS gene encoding polyprenyl diphosphate synthase: MNKGSLPGHVGIIMDGNRRWALNKGLSSLEGYKEGLKRAKEIVKHSLKMGIKYLSFYVFSTENWKRDDCEIEKLMFLIANYLRTEFNFYKKNGIKIIVSGDVEFLSEEVKSSIKDSISFSKNFNNLILNLAINYGGRNEIVRAVKKFVLSDFDLESLDENTFSNFLDNPELPDLDLLIRTGGNIRISNFFLWRIAYSELIFSNVLWPEYYDNRYGKDLECFQFRRRNFGR, from the coding sequence ATGAATAAAGGTTCTCTTCCAGGTCATGTTGGAATCATTATGGATGGCAATAGAAGGTGGGCTTTAAATAAAGGATTGTCTTCTTTGGAGGGTTATAAAGAGGGCCTTAAAAGAGCAAAAGAAATAGTTAAGCATTCTTTAAAGATGGGTATTAAATATTTATCCTTTTATGTATTTTCTACTGAGAATTGGAAAAGGGATGACTGTGAGATAGAAAAGTTAATGTTTTTAATTGCTAACTATTTGAGAACCGAATTTAATTTTTACAAAAAAAATGGAATAAAAATAATAGTTTCAGGAGATGTTGAATTTTTAAGTGAAGAAGTAAAAAGTTCTATAAAAGATTCTATTAGCTTTTCTAAAAATTTCAACAACCTTATTTTAAATTTGGCAATCAATTATGGGGGCCGTAATGAAATAGTTAGAGCTGTTAAAAAATTTGTTTTAAGCGATTTTGATTTAGAGTCTTTAGATGAGAATACTTTTTCCAATTTTTTGGACAATCCAGAATTGCCCGATCTTGATCTTTTAATACGTACAGGTGGAAATATTAGAATAAGTAATTTTTTTTTATGGAGGATTGCTTATTCTGAATTAATTTTTTCAAATGTTTTGTGGCCTGAATATTATGACAATAGATATGGCAAGGATTTGGAATGTTTCCAATTTAGAAGAAGAAATTTTGGGAGATGA